In the genome of Apodemus sylvaticus chromosome 2, mApoSyl1.1, whole genome shotgun sequence, one region contains:
- the Tmem139 gene encoding transmembrane protein 139 has protein sequence MVPRQLLGKLKQPFLFLSSASLLLGLALLVIQPDVAPVAYFFLCLAAFCFVACLLACAVERCFQSTPSSRQTENPEASGNAQDNEAFEVPTYEQAIVVMDSQSQRHAPELEQPPPYSSIIFPGAEGPQPSQPERPDTGSLKRRVGSEGTMTPRGNPGRALRLRGPRVVSTAPDLQSLRVAPKLEPNTPPPDYEICFAHPDDDSVFYDDKWILP, from the exons ATGGTGCCAAGGCAGTTGTTGGGGAAACTGAAGCAGCCATTTCTCTTCCTGAGCAGTGCCTCCCTCCTCCTGGGGCTGGCTTTACTGGTCATACAGCCCGATGTCGCCCCCGTTGCTTATTTCTTCCTCTGCTTGGCTGCCTTCTGCTTTGTCGCCTGCCTCCTGGCCTGTGCCGTGGAACGGTGCTTCCAATCCACGCCAAGCTCGAGGCAGACCGAGAATCCAGAGGCCTCAGGCAATGCACA AGACAATGAAGCTTTTGAGGTGCCAACCTATGAACAGGCTATAGTGGTGATGGATTCACAGTCACAGCGCCACGCCCCAGAGCTCGAGCAGCCACCCCCTTACAGCAGCATCATATTCCCAGGAGCTGAGGGGCCACAGCCTAGCCAACCAGAGAGGCCCGACACAGGCAGTCTGAAAAGGCGAGTGGGCTCAGAGGGGACAATGACTCCCAGAGGAAACCCTGGAAGAGCTCTTCGACTTAGGGGTCCACGAGTCGTGTCCACTGCTCCTGATCTGCAAAGCTTGAGAGTGGCCCCCAAACTGGAGCCTAATACTCCACCCCCTGACTATGAAATCTGTTTTGCTCACCCTGACGATGACAGTGTTTTCTATGACGATAAGTGGATACTTCCCTAA